The following coding sequences lie in one Mycobacterium sp. DL440 genomic window:
- a CDS encoding Rv3654c family TadE-like protein, which yields MIAMVVAFAAGGAYLGAAVTARHRAQAAADLAALSAAGAVVSGPDAACAQATQIAVRMRSVLGVCRIERLDVVLEVSVPVRLGRWGVRPARAAARAGPVDAVA from the coding sequence ATGATCGCGATGGTGGTCGCGTTTGCGGCCGGTGGCGCCTACCTGGGTGCCGCGGTCACGGCCCGGCACCGGGCCCAGGCCGCGGCGGATCTGGCCGCCCTGAGCGCGGCCGGCGCCGTCGTTTCCGGGCCGGATGCGGCGTGCGCGCAGGCCACCCAGATCGCGGTACGGATGCGTTCGGTCCTCGGCGTGTGCCGGATCGAGCGTCTCGATGTGGTGCTCGAGGTGTCGGTCCCGGTCCGCCTTGGCCGGTGGGGCGTCCGCCCGGCCCGGGCGGCGGCGCGCGCGGGACCTGTGGACGCCGTGGCCTAG
- a CDS encoding cold-shock protein, giving the protein MPQGTVKWFNAEKGFGFIAPEDGSADVFVHYTEIQGSGFRTLEENQKVEFEVGQSPKGPQATGVRAV; this is encoded by the coding sequence ATGCCACAGGGAACTGTGAAGTGGTTCAACGCGGAGAAGGGCTTCGGCTTCATTGCTCCGGAGGACGGCTCTGCCGACGTGTTTGTCCATTACACGGAAATCCAGGGCAGCGGATTCCGCACCCTGGAGGAGAACCAGAAGGTTGAGTTCGAGGTCGGCCAGAGCCCCAAGGGGCCGCAGGCCACGGGTGTTCGGGCCGTCTGA
- the topA gene encoding type I DNA topoisomerase has product MAGDNGGSGSKGPVRRLVIVESPTKARKIAGYLGSNYVVESSRGHIRDLPRNAADVPAKYKSEPWARLGVNVDDNFEPLYIVSPEKKSTVTELKELLKGVDELYLATDGDREGEAIAWHLLETLKPKVPVRRMVFHEITEPAIRAAAENPRDLDIALVDAQETRRILDRLYGYEVSPVLWKKVAPKLSAGRVQSVATRIIVQRERERMAFRSAGYWDVTAELDASVSDAGATPPKFTAKLNTVDGRRVAAGRDFDSLGQLKKPDEVLVLDEASAGALAAGLRGAQLAVSSVEQKPYTRKPYAPFMTSTLQQEAARKLRFSSERTMSIAQRLYENGYITYMRTDSTTLSESAINAARNQARQLYGDEYVHPSPRQYTRKVKNAQEAHEAIRPSGDVFQTPGQLHSALDTDEFRLYELIWQRTVASQMADARGTTLSLRIAGTAAGGEQVVFNASGRTITFAGFLKAYVESLDEQAGGEADDAESRLPNLTQGQRVDAADLTADGHTTSPPARYTEASLIKALEELGIGRPSTYSSIIKTIQDRGYVVKKGSALVPSWVAFAVIGLLEQHFGRLVDYDFTAAMEDELDEIANGQEQRTNWLSNFYFGGEHGVEGSIARAGGLKHLVGGNLEGIDAREVNSIKLFDDAEGRAVVVRVGRNGPYLERMIADPDNPGELKPQRANLKDELTPDELTLELAEKAFATPQEGRVLGVDPVSGHEIVAKDGRFGPYVTEILPEPPEDPDAGATAKKGKKPTGPKPRTGSLLRSMDLETVTLDDALKLLSLPRVVGVDPSNNEEITAQNGRYGPYLKRGTDSRSLANEEQMFTITLDEALKIYAEPKRRGRQAAAAPPLRELGTDQASGKPMVIKDGRFGPYVTDGETNASLRKGDDVQSITDERASELLADRRARGPVKKAAKKAPAKKAAAKKTAAKKAPAKKAAAKKA; this is encoded by the coding sequence GTGGCTGGCGATAATGGCGGCAGCGGAAGCAAGGGACCCGTCCGGCGACTCGTAATTGTCGAGTCGCCGACCAAGGCGCGCAAGATAGCCGGCTACCTGGGATCCAACTACGTGGTCGAATCCTCCCGCGGACACATTCGTGACTTGCCGCGCAATGCCGCTGACGTGCCCGCCAAGTACAAATCCGAGCCGTGGGCGCGCCTCGGGGTCAATGTCGACGACAACTTCGAACCGCTCTACATCGTCAGCCCGGAGAAGAAGAGCACCGTCACCGAGCTCAAGGAGCTACTCAAGGGTGTCGACGAGCTCTACCTCGCGACGGACGGTGACCGCGAGGGTGAGGCGATCGCCTGGCATCTGCTGGAGACCCTGAAGCCCAAGGTGCCGGTCCGCCGGATGGTTTTCCACGAGATCACCGAACCCGCCATCCGGGCCGCCGCGGAAAACCCCCGTGACCTGGACATCGCCCTGGTCGACGCGCAGGAAACCCGCCGCATCCTGGACCGCCTCTACGGCTACGAGGTCTCACCCGTGCTGTGGAAGAAGGTCGCGCCGAAGCTGTCGGCAGGTCGGGTGCAGTCGGTGGCCACGCGCATCATCGTGCAGCGCGAGCGGGAGCGCATGGCGTTCCGCAGCGCCGGGTACTGGGACGTCACCGCCGAACTCGACGCGTCCGTGTCGGACGCCGGCGCCACGCCACCCAAGTTCACCGCCAAGCTCAACACCGTCGACGGCCGCCGGGTTGCCGCCGGCCGTGATTTCGACTCGCTGGGCCAGCTCAAGAAGCCCGACGAGGTGCTCGTGCTCGACGAGGCCAGCGCCGGGGCCCTGGCCGCCGGTCTGCGCGGCGCCCAGCTGGCCGTCAGCTCCGTCGAGCAGAAGCCGTACACCCGCAAGCCCTACGCGCCGTTCATGACCTCCACGCTGCAGCAGGAGGCCGCCCGCAAGCTGCGGTTCTCCTCGGAGCGCACCATGAGCATCGCGCAGCGGCTGTACGAGAACGGCTACATCACCTACATGCGTACCGACTCGACGACGCTGTCGGAGTCGGCCATCAACGCCGCGCGCAACCAGGCGCGGCAGCTCTACGGCGACGAGTACGTGCATCCGTCGCCGCGGCAGTACACCCGCAAGGTCAAGAACGCCCAGGAGGCGCACGAGGCGATCCGCCCCTCGGGTGACGTGTTCCAGACGCCGGGCCAGCTGCACAGCGCTCTGGACACCGACGAGTTCCGGCTCTACGAGCTGATCTGGCAGCGCACCGTGGCCTCGCAGATGGCCGACGCGCGCGGCACCACGCTGTCGCTGCGGATCGCCGGGACGGCTGCCGGCGGCGAGCAGGTCGTCTTCAACGCGTCCGGTCGCACCATCACGTTCGCGGGCTTCCTGAAGGCCTACGTCGAGAGCCTCGACGAGCAGGCCGGCGGTGAGGCCGACGACGCCGAGAGCCGCCTGCCGAACCTGACCCAGGGACAGCGCGTCGACGCCGCCGATCTGACCGCCGACGGACACACCACCAGCCCGCCGGCCCGCTACACCGAGGCCTCGCTGATCAAGGCCCTCGAAGAACTCGGCATCGGCCGCCCGTCGACGTACTCGTCGATCATCAAGACCATCCAGGACCGCGGCTACGTGGTCAAAAAGGGCAGTGCGCTGGTCCCGTCATGGGTCGCCTTCGCTGTCATCGGACTGCTCGAGCAGCACTTCGGCCGGCTGGTGGATTACGACTTCACCGCGGCCATGGAGGACGAGCTCGACGAGATCGCCAACGGCCAAGAGCAGCGCACCAACTGGCTGTCGAACTTCTACTTCGGCGGGGAGCACGGCGTCGAGGGCTCGATCGCCCGGGCCGGTGGGCTCAAGCACCTCGTCGGCGGCAACCTCGAAGGTATCGACGCACGAGAAGTCAACTCCATCAAGCTTTTTGACGATGCCGAGGGTCGTGCAGTGGTAGTCCGGGTGGGCCGCAACGGGCCGTACCTGGAGCGCATGATCGCCGACCCTGACAATCCGGGGGAGCTCAAGCCGCAGCGCGCCAACCTCAAGGACGAGCTGACTCCCGACGAGCTGACCCTGGAGCTGGCCGAAAAGGCTTTCGCCACACCGCAAGAGGGTCGGGTGCTGGGTGTCGATCCCGTGTCCGGGCACGAAATCGTGGCCAAGGACGGACGATTCGGCCCCTACGTCACCGAGATCCTGCCGGAGCCCCCCGAGGATCCAGATGCGGGGGCGACGGCCAAGAAGGGCAAGAAGCCGACCGGACCCAAGCCGCGCACCGGATCGCTGTTGCGCTCAATGGATCTGGAGACCGTGACGCTCGACGACGCACTCAAGCTGCTGTCGTTGCCGCGGGTGGTCGGCGTCGACCCGTCCAACAACGAGGAGATCACCGCACAGAACGGCCGGTATGGGCCATATCTGAAGCGCGGCACCGACTCTCGTTCTCTGGCCAACGAGGAGCAGATGTTCACCATCACCCTCGATGAGGCGCTGAAGATCTACGCTGAGCCGAAACGCCGTGGGCGCCAGGCTGCTGCGGCCCCGCCACTGCGTGAGCTGGGCACCGACCAGGCCTCGGGCAAGCCGATGGTGATCAAGGACGGGCGATTCGGCCCGTACGTCACCGACGGCGAGACCAACGCCAGCCTGCGCAAGGGTGATGACGTGCAGTCGATCACCGATGAGCGCGCATCGGAGCTATTGGCCGACCGCCGGGCGCGTGGGCCGGTCAAGAAGGCGGCGAAGAAAGCCCCGGCGAAAAAGGCCGCCGCCAAGAAGACCGCGGCCAAGAAGGCCCCAGCGAAGAAGGCCGCCGCCAAGAAGGCCTGA
- a CDS encoding DEAD/DEAH box helicase has protein sequence MDQGSDFGRELLACAVDGTPSGEDPLRHVADIPPRHGKPDRWPQWAHPEVVSVLQDRGIAAPWSHQLAAAELARDGRHVVVSTGTASGKSLAYQLPILSALAEDRRTRVLYLSPTKALGHDQLRTAQQLTETVAALRDVAPAAYDGDSATEVRRFARERSRWIFSNPDMIHLSLLRNHARWAVFLRHLKYVVVDECHYYRGIFGSNVAMVLRRLLRLCERYSPDSSGPTVIFASATTASPAETAAELIGQTVAEVTEDGSPQGARTIALWEPALLDDLTGENGAPVRRSAGAEAARVMADLMTEGARTLTFVRSRRGAELTALGTRARLEDTAPELADLVASYRAGFLAEDRRELEHALTDGRLRGLATTNALELGIDIAGLDAVVLAGFPGTVTSFWQQAGRSGRRGQGALIVLIARDDPLDTYLVHHPAALLDKPIERVVIDPTNPHVLGPQLLCAAAELPLTAAEVRLWNAEAVAETLVDDGLLRKRPSGYFPAPGVDPHPAVDIRGSSGGQIAILEADTGRMLGSAGAGQAAASLHPGAVYLHQGETYLVDSLSFEDGVAFVYAADPGYSTFARELTDISVTGPGERSTFGPVTVGLVPVSVTNTVVGYLRRRMDGEVIDFVELDMPPSTLDTMAVMCTVTPEALQDNGIDLLAMPGSLHAAEHAAIGLLPLVASCDRGDIGGVSTAVGPVDGLPSIFVYDGYPGGAGFADRGFRNLGTWWGATADAIEACECPHGCPSCVQSPKCGNGNDPLDKSGAVQVLRLVLGALSTSSADPRPR, from the coding sequence CTGGACCAGGGGTCGGATTTCGGCCGTGAGCTGCTAGCTTGCGCTGTCGACGGCACCCCGTCCGGGGAAGATCCGCTACGCCATGTTGCGGATATACCGCCGCGACATGGCAAACCAGATCGATGGCCGCAATGGGCCCATCCGGAGGTCGTTTCGGTACTGCAGGACCGCGGCATCGCCGCACCCTGGTCGCATCAGCTCGCCGCCGCCGAGTTGGCCCGTGACGGACGGCATGTCGTCGTGTCCACCGGCACCGCATCCGGCAAGTCCCTGGCCTACCAACTCCCGATCCTGTCGGCGTTGGCCGAAGACCGGCGGACGCGGGTGCTGTACCTGTCGCCGACGAAGGCGCTCGGACACGACCAGTTGCGCACGGCACAACAGCTGACGGAGACCGTCGCCGCGCTGCGCGACGTCGCGCCCGCTGCCTACGACGGCGACAGCGCCACCGAGGTGCGCCGGTTCGCCCGGGAACGGTCGCGATGGATCTTCTCCAACCCGGACATGATCCACCTGTCGCTACTGCGCAACCATGCCCGCTGGGCGGTGTTCCTGCGCCACCTCAAGTACGTCGTTGTCGACGAATGTCATTACTACCGTGGCATTTTCGGTTCCAACGTGGCCATGGTGCTGCGCCGGCTGCTGAGGTTGTGCGAAAGATACTCCCCCGACTCCAGCGGGCCGACGGTGATCTTCGCCAGCGCCACCACGGCGTCACCGGCCGAGACCGCCGCCGAGTTGATCGGGCAGACCGTCGCCGAGGTGACCGAGGACGGCTCACCGCAGGGCGCGCGCACGATCGCGCTGTGGGAACCGGCGCTACTGGACGATCTCACCGGCGAGAACGGCGCGCCGGTGCGGCGTTCGGCCGGCGCCGAGGCCGCCCGGGTGATGGCCGACCTGATGACCGAGGGAGCACGCACATTGACCTTCGTCCGGTCCCGGCGGGGCGCCGAACTCACCGCGCTGGGAACCCGGGCCCGGTTGGAAGACACCGCACCCGAGCTGGCCGATCTGGTGGCGTCCTACCGGGCCGGTTTTCTCGCCGAGGACCGCCGGGAGCTGGAACACGCACTGACTGACGGCCGGTTGCGCGGGCTGGCCACCACCAACGCGCTGGAGCTCGGCATCGACATCGCCGGGCTGGACGCGGTGGTGCTGGCGGGGTTTCCCGGCACCGTCACCTCGTTCTGGCAGCAGGCCGGCCGGTCCGGCCGGCGTGGGCAGGGCGCGCTGATCGTGTTGATCGCCCGCGACGATCCCCTGGACACCTACCTGGTGCACCATCCCGCCGCGCTGTTGGACAAGCCGATCGAGCGGGTGGTCATCGACCCGACGAATCCGCACGTGCTGGGCCCGCAATTGCTCTGCGCCGCGGCAGAGCTTCCGCTCACCGCGGCCGAGGTCCGGTTGTGGAACGCCGAGGCGGTGGCCGAAACCCTGGTCGACGACGGACTGTTACGGAAGCGCCCCAGTGGCTACTTCCCCGCTCCCGGGGTCGATCCGCACCCCGCTGTGGACATCCGCGGCTCCAGCGGCGGCCAGATCGCGATCCTGGAGGCCGACACCGGCAGGATGCTGGGCAGCGCCGGCGCCGGGCAGGCGGCGGCCTCGCTGCATCCCGGCGCGGTGTATCTGCACCAGGGCGAGACCTATCTGGTCGACTCGTTGTCCTTTGAGGACGGCGTGGCGTTCGTGTATGCCGCCGACCCCGGCTACAGCACGTTCGCCAGGGAGTTGACCGACATCTCGGTCACCGGCCCCGGCGAGCGCAGCACCTTCGGCCCGGTCACCGTCGGCCTGGTTCCGGTGTCGGTGACCAACACCGTGGTCGGCTACCTGCGCCGCCGGATGGACGGCGAGGTCATCGATTTCGTTGAGCTGGACATGCCACCCAGCACCCTGGACACCATGGCCGTGATGTGCACCGTCACCCCGGAGGCATTGCAGGACAATGGTATTGATCTGCTAGCCATGCCGGGAAGTCTGCATGCCGCCGAACACGCGGCGATCGGCCTGCTGCCCCTGGTGGCCAGTTGCGACCGTGGTGACATCGGCGGGGTCTCGACGGCCGTCGGACCGGTGGACGGCCTGCCGTCGATCTTCGTCTACGACGGCTACCCCGGCGGTGCGGGTTTCGCCGACCGCGGATTCCGCAATCTCGGTACCTGGTGGGGCGCGACGGCCGACGCGATCGAAGCGTGTGAGTGCCCGCACGGTTGCCCCTCGTGCGTGCAGTCACCGAAATGCGGCAACGGCAACGACCCATTGGACAAATCTGGTGCCGTCCAAGTACTCCGCCTGGTGCTCGGCGCGCTGAGTACGTCCTCAGCGGACCCCCGACCGCGTTGA
- a CDS encoding PAS domain-containing protein, with protein sequence MTHDWLLVETLGSEPVVVARGLHTKNLVPIGVFLRRNPHLMAIQSAIRETVQAGQGLSSITPKNDRVIRTEVVRMSDGRIHGVHVWIGPADIDPPQRPIPGPLIWDLTAGVATDTAESLHNSGMDPETEATHDRTFADDLPARDLNGSEAKVLAMTVKPVVGNTLCTTWDVTDHRGVPITVGFVARVILEPDDGGSDRLICRAMNWRSDRENPGTPIDNLAQRILDGLACPGVHRALVGLDDWKLLKWLDEPAPFFDWRNRDGGAARIHPADARHMARMTTDFSDGVTTAVLRMRAEDGGWRPVHMTVNRIELAEDTFAGLIALRLPTDDEVAAADLDKLD encoded by the coding sequence ATGACCCACGACTGGCTGCTCGTGGAGACACTGGGTAGCGAGCCTGTTGTGGTCGCACGAGGTCTGCACACGAAGAACCTCGTCCCGATCGGTGTGTTTCTGCGACGAAATCCGCACCTGATGGCGATTCAGAGCGCCATCAGGGAAACCGTCCAGGCCGGCCAGGGTCTCAGCAGCATCACACCCAAGAACGACCGCGTAATCCGCACCGAAGTGGTGCGGATGTCCGACGGGCGCATCCACGGGGTGCACGTCTGGATCGGGCCGGCCGATATCGACCCGCCCCAGCGGCCCATTCCCGGCCCACTGATCTGGGACCTGACCGCGGGCGTGGCCACCGACACCGCGGAGTCACTGCACAACAGCGGGATGGACCCGGAAACCGAAGCCACCCACGACCGGACCTTCGCCGACGACCTTCCGGCCCGGGACCTCAACGGCAGCGAGGCCAAGGTGCTGGCCATGACCGTCAAGCCCGTCGTCGGCAACACCTTGTGCACCACCTGGGATGTCACCGACCACCGCGGCGTGCCCATCACCGTGGGATTCGTGGCCCGGGTGATCCTGGAGCCCGACGATGGCGGCTCCGACCGGCTGATCTGCCGGGCGATGAACTGGCGCAGCGATCGTGAGAACCCGGGGACACCCATCGACAACCTGGCCCAACGCATCCTCGACGGGCTGGCCTGTCCCGGCGTGCACCGGGCACTGGTGGGCCTCGACGACTGGAAGTTGTTGAAATGGCTCGACGAGCCGGCACCGTTCTTCGACTGGCGTAACCGCGACGGCGGGGCGGCCCGCATCCACCCGGCCGATGCCCGGCACATGGCGCGAATGACCACGGATTTCTCCGACGGCGTCACCACCGCCGTGTTGCGGATGCGCGCCGAGGACGGCGGCTGGCGGCCGGTGCACATGACGGTCAACCGGATCGAACTCGCCGAGGACACCTTCGCGGGCCTGATCGCCCTGCGGCTGCCGACCGACGACGAGGTCGCCGCTGCGGACCTCGACAAGCTCGACTAG
- a CDS encoding EspA/EspE family type VII secretion system effector has translation MSALDGFYSTWSKAKDTFGVGTPTDGSHYDGSSSKLMQMKSTIESATPDDRWQGTASQAYAAANKEHAAVYEKLSDLDRKMAAELNKAANVVTAGRGQLDVTKSWVDSAVDSLPKSLSSQAREKSLIPIAREGITQVNNTVQNANNDMVAIGQSVNGIKNQFDELTNQKFAGSQRKDSQDSDGDA, from the coding sequence GTGAGCGCGCTTGATGGCTTCTATTCCACGTGGAGTAAAGCCAAGGACACGTTCGGCGTAGGTACCCCCACCGACGGCAGCCACTATGACGGCAGCAGCTCGAAGCTGATGCAGATGAAGTCCACCATCGAATCGGCCACGCCCGACGACCGCTGGCAAGGCACAGCGTCACAGGCCTACGCCGCGGCCAACAAAGAGCACGCCGCGGTATACGAGAAGCTTTCTGACCTCGACAGGAAGATGGCAGCCGAACTCAACAAGGCTGCGAACGTCGTCACCGCCGGACGCGGTCAACTCGACGTCACCAAGTCCTGGGTTGACAGCGCGGTTGACTCACTGCCCAAATCGCTGAGCTCTCAAGCCCGCGAGAAAAGCCTGATCCCTATCGCGAGGGAAGGCATCACCCAAGTCAACAACACCGTCCAAAACGCCAACAACGACATGGTCGCGATCGGGCAAAGCGTGAATGGCATCAAGAACCAGTTCGATGAGCTGACGAACCAAAAGTTCGCCGGCAGCCAACGCAAAGATTCGCAGGACTCCGACGGCGATGCGTAG
- a CDS encoding DNA polymerase III subunit delta' codes for MSGVFSRLVGQHAVEQELVAAASAARGDSPHSGTTVGTMTHAWLITGPPGSGRSVAALCFAAALQCTSEGTPGCGECRACTTTMAGTHADVRRIVPEGLSIAVKEMREIVQIASRRPGTGRWQVVVIEDADRLTEGAANALLKVVEEPPASTVFLLCAPSVDPEDIAITLRSRCRHVALTTPSVDAIADVLISGDGLSEDDARWAASVSGGHVGRARRLATDPEARERRKRALGLARDAATPARAFAAAEEMVAVAESEALALTAGRNETETEELKTALGAGGTGKGTAATTRGTAGALKQLENRQKSRRTRANRDALDRALIDLATYFRDALLVSSGAGGVTANHPDMAEKVEAMAAHVPPDRLLRCIEAVLGCREALAVNVKPKFAVDAMVATVGQALRG; via the coding sequence ATGAGCGGTGTCTTTTCGCGGCTGGTGGGCCAGCACGCGGTGGAACAGGAGCTGGTAGCGGCTGCGTCGGCAGCCCGTGGTGATTCGCCACACAGTGGCACCACTGTCGGGACCATGACACATGCCTGGCTGATCACCGGCCCGCCCGGATCGGGGCGTTCGGTGGCCGCGCTCTGCTTCGCGGCGGCCTTGCAGTGCACGTCAGAGGGGACGCCGGGGTGCGGGGAATGCCGGGCCTGCACGACGACGATGGCCGGCACCCACGCCGACGTGCGCCGCATCGTGCCCGAGGGGTTGTCGATCGCGGTCAAAGAGATGCGCGAGATCGTCCAGATCGCGTCGCGCCGGCCCGGGACTGGGCGCTGGCAGGTCGTGGTGATCGAGGATGCTGACCGACTTACCGAGGGCGCGGCCAATGCACTGCTCAAGGTGGTGGAGGAGCCGCCGGCCTCGACGGTGTTCCTGCTCTGCGCGCCGTCGGTGGACCCCGAGGACATCGCGATCACGCTGCGGTCTCGGTGTCGGCATGTGGCGCTGACCACGCCGTCGGTGGACGCCATCGCCGACGTGCTGATCTCCGGTGACGGCCTGTCGGAGGACGATGCCCGCTGGGCAGCCTCGGTCAGCGGCGGACATGTGGGACGGGCCCGCCGGCTGGCGACCGATCCGGAGGCCAGGGAGCGACGCAAACGGGCGCTCGGGTTGGCCCGGGACGCTGCCACGCCGGCGCGGGCGTTCGCGGCCGCCGAAGAGATGGTGGCCGTCGCCGAGTCCGAGGCACTGGCGCTGACCGCAGGGCGCAACGAGACCGAGACCGAGGAGCTCAAGACGGCCCTCGGCGCCGGCGGAACCGGAAAGGGCACCGCCGCCACCACCCGCGGGACCGCCGGCGCGCTCAAGCAGCTGGAGAATCGGCAGAAGTCACGACGGACGAGGGCTAACCGCGATGCGTTGGACCGCGCCCTGATCGACCTCGCCACCTACTTCCGTGATGCGCTGCTGGTGTCGTCGGGCGCCGGCGGCGTTACGGCGAACCACCCTGACATGGCCGAGAAAGTGGAGGCCATGGCCGCCCACGTGCCGCCGGACCGGCTGCTGCGCTGCATCGAGGCGGTGCTCGGATGCCGCGAGGCGCTGGCGGTCAACGTCAAGCCCAAGTTCGCCGTCGACGCCATGGTGGCCACTGTGGGGCAGGCGCTACGTGGGTGA
- a CDS encoding carboxymuconolactone decarboxylase family protein has protein sequence MTDVREQGLRVLREMVPHLPADVVEPDGSFGDELLAIGVDNVFGRLWSRDGLSRRDRSLVTMGILIALRATDEFESHVKIGLRNGLTEDEIAEVIYHASGYAGFPAANTARNVARDALAKD, from the coding sequence ATGACTGACGTACGTGAACAGGGTCTGCGGGTCCTCCGAGAGATGGTGCCGCACCTGCCGGCCGACGTCGTCGAACCCGACGGCAGCTTCGGCGATGAGCTGCTGGCGATCGGCGTCGACAATGTCTTCGGCCGGTTGTGGAGCCGTGACGGCCTGAGCCGGCGTGACCGCAGCCTGGTCACCATGGGCATCCTGATCGCCCTGCGGGCGACCGATGAGTTCGAGTCACACGTCAAGATCGGCCTCCGAAACGGCCTCACCGAGGACGAGATCGCCGAGGTCATCTACCACGCCAGCGGCTACGCGGGATTCCCTGCTGCAAATACCGCCCGCAACGTGGCGCGTGACGCGCTGGCCAAGGACTAG
- a CDS encoding adenylate/guanylate cyclase domain-containing protein yields MRRINAFVRWVARTPWPVFTLGMLQADIIGALFVLGFLRFGLPPEDRIQLQDLPVLNLAIFLGYLFVSFTVGAYLALRLLIPVIRWQRRDTLLSKSDPRITELARVRALKMPFYRTLISVTNWFLGSIVFIVASWPVASKSAPVVLVATALGATATAIIGYLQSERVLRPVAVAALRGGVPENFRAPGVILRQVLTWVLSTGVPVLAIVLALVASKFSILTASADRLITPLLLLAIAALVIGLSGTVLVAMSIADPLRQLRWALGEVQRGNYNAHMQIYDASELGLLQAGFNDMVRELAERQRLRDLFGRYVGEDVARRALERGTELGGQERDVAVLFVDLVGSTHLASTIPAGDVVNLLNEFFRVIVDTVNRHGGFVNKFQGDAALAIFGAPIEHPDASGGALAASRELHDELLSVLGTDTEFGIGVSAGRAIAGHIGAQARFEYTVIGDPVNEAARLTELAKLEEGHVLASAIAVSGALDAEALSWDVGEIVELRGRTVPTQLARPMNLVLPRDLERDAAESDLTG; encoded by the coding sequence GTGAGGCGAATCAATGCATTCGTCCGGTGGGTGGCGCGTACCCCGTGGCCGGTGTTCACCCTGGGCATGCTGCAGGCCGACATCATCGGCGCGCTGTTCGTGCTGGGGTTTCTGCGCTTCGGTCTGCCGCCCGAGGACCGCATCCAGCTCCAGGATCTGCCGGTGCTCAACCTGGCGATCTTCCTGGGCTATCTGTTTGTGTCGTTCACCGTCGGTGCCTACCTGGCCCTGCGGTTGCTGATCCCGGTGATCCGGTGGCAGCGCCGCGACACCCTGCTGTCCAAGTCCGACCCCCGCATCACCGAGCTGGCCCGCGTACGGGCGCTGAAGATGCCGTTCTACCGCACCCTGATCAGCGTCACGAACTGGTTCCTGGGCTCGATCGTGTTCATCGTTGCCAGCTGGCCGGTGGCCAGTAAGTCCGCACCGGTGGTTCTCGTCGCCACCGCGCTGGGGGCGACCGCCACGGCGATCATCGGCTACCTGCAGTCCGAGCGGGTGCTGCGGCCGGTCGCGGTGGCCGCGCTGCGCGGCGGGGTTCCGGAGAACTTCCGCGCCCCCGGGGTGATCCTGCGCCAGGTGCTGACCTGGGTGCTGTCGACGGGCGTGCCGGTCCTGGCGATCGTGCTGGCCCTGGTGGCCAGCAAGTTCTCGATCCTGACCGCATCCGCGGACCGGCTGATCACCCCGCTGTTGCTGCTGGCCATCGCCGCGCTGGTGATCGGACTGTCCGGCACCGTGCTGGTGGCGATGTCGATCGCCGATCCGCTGCGTCAGCTGCGCTGGGCGCTGGGCGAGGTACAGCGCGGTAACTACAACGCCCACATGCAGATCTACGACGCCAGCGAGCTGGGCCTGCTGCAGGCCGGGTTCAACGACATGGTGCGCGAGCTGGCCGAGCGGCAACGGCTGCGTGACCTGTTCGGCCGCTACGTGGGTGAGGACGTGGCCCGTCGCGCCCTGGAGCGCGGCACCGAGTTGGGTGGCCAAGAACGTGACGTGGCGGTGCTGTTCGTGGACCTGGTGGGTTCGACGCATCTGGCATCGACGATCCCGGCCGGCGACGTGGTGAACCTGCTCAACGAGTTCTTCCGCGTCATCGTCGACACCGTCAACCGTCACGGCGGGTTCGTCAACAAGTTCCAGGGTGACGCGGCCCTGGCCATCTTCGGTGCCCCCATCGAACATCCCGACGCCTCCGGCGGCGCGCTGGCGGCATCCCGCGAACTGCACGACGAGCTGCTCAGCGTGCTGGGCACCGACACCGAGTTCGGTATCGGGGTCTCGGCCGGGCGGGCGATCGCCGGCCACATCGGCGCTCAGGCCCGTTTCGAGTACACCGTGATCGGCGACCCGGTCAACGAGGCCGCCCGGCTCACCGAGCTCGCGAAGCTGGAGGAAGGCCACGTGCTGGCCTCGGCCATCGCGGTCAGCGGCGCACTGGACGCCGAGGCACTGAGCTGGGACGTCGGCGAGATCGTCGAACTGCGCGGGCGCACCGTGCCCACCCAGCTGGCCCGCCCGATGAACCTGGTCCTGCCACGGGATCTGGAGCGCGATGCCGCCGAGAGCGACCTGACGGGCTGA